A region from the uncultured Draconibacterium sp. genome encodes:
- a CDS encoding CPBP family intramembrane glutamic endopeptidase — protein sequence MKEYPNKYYPTILQGIHLVILYIFIQTIVDFPLAVIDYYKDTEYLYHPIKKIALGVGSVVFILIYGIKKAKAPVLHIFPIKLFNPLVIIPVVTFLWGAHNVLEDVNIWVEKMIPAPAWFWELFNRIFEGDYGFFGAFMKVAVIAPIVEELIFRGLIFNGFRKNYNGFVAVFMSALLFSLFHLNPWQMPATFVLGLLLGWLMLRTNNIFVAIIGHSINNAMVLLAVTYWQSIHEYSIYLLERDELLILSALVMALSIVLIYFTSIPWFRKHR from the coding sequence ATGAAAGAGTACCCTAATAAATATTATCCAACCATTCTTCAGGGCATTCACCTGGTTATTTTATATATTTTTATTCAAACCATCGTGGATTTTCCGCTCGCTGTAATTGATTATTACAAGGATACAGAATATTTATATCACCCAATAAAAAAAATAGCTCTTGGCGTAGGTTCAGTAGTTTTTATTCTTATTTATGGTATAAAAAAAGCCAAAGCTCCTGTACTTCATATTTTTCCGATAAAACTTTTTAATCCGCTGGTTATTATTCCTGTGGTTACCTTTTTATGGGGCGCGCATAATGTTTTGGAAGATGTTAACATCTGGGTAGAAAAAATGATTCCTGCCCCAGCCTGGTTTTGGGAATTGTTTAACCGAATTTTTGAAGGCGATTATGGTTTTTTTGGTGCTTTTATGAAGGTAGCCGTTATTGCACCAATTGTGGAAGAGTTAATATTCAGAGGATTAATTTTTAATGGCTTCCGAAAAAATTACAACGGTTTTGTTGCTGTTTTTATGTCGGCCTTGCTGTTTTCGCTTTTTCATCTTAACCCCTGGCAAATGCCAGCCACTTTTGTACTCGGTTTACTATTGGGATGGCTTATGTTACGCACAAACAATATTTTTGTTGCCATTATTGGTCATTCAATAAACAATGCTATGGTTTTGCTTGCCGTAACCTACTGGCAATCAATTCACGAATACTCCATTTACTTGTTAGAACGAGATGAATTACTAATACTGAGTGCCTTGGTAATGGCGCTTTCGATTGTGCTAATTTATTTTACAAGTATTCCCTGGTTTCGCAAACACCGATAA
- a CDS encoding DUF456 domain-containing protein produces MDILLIVLGSIFIISGILGCVLPVIPGPPLSYIGLLLLHFTQRYDFSNKFLIIWAVVTVVVYTLDYLIPAWGTKKFGGSKRGVWGSIIGLVVGLFFFPPFGIIIGPFLGAVIGELTAGKESGAALKSGFGSFMGFLAGTLLKLITSGMMTWYFIKELIFLK; encoded by the coding sequence ATGGATATCCTTCTCATCGTTTTAGGTTCAATTTTTATTATTAGTGGAATACTTGGTTGTGTTTTACCAGTAATTCCCGGCCCCCCCTTAAGTTACATTGGTTTATTGTTGCTACACTTCACCCAACGATATGATTTTTCCAATAAATTTTTAATTATCTGGGCCGTTGTAACAGTTGTGGTTTACACACTCGACTATCTGATTCCGGCCTGGGGAACCAAAAAATTTGGCGGAAGCAAACGCGGAGTATGGGGAAGCATAATTGGACTGGTCGTTGGTTTGTTTTTCTTTCCTCCATTCGGCATAATTATAGGGCCGTTTTTAGGTGCGGTAATTGGCGAACTTACTGCCGGAAAAGAATCAGGGGCAGCGTTAAAATCGGGATTCGGTTCTTTTATGGGATTTTTGGCCGGTACCCTCCTAAAACTAATTACCTCAGGAATGATGACCTGGTATTTTATCAAAGAACTTATTTTTTTAAAATAA
- a CDS encoding transglycosylase domain-containing protein has product MAKKKANTTTRTKKPVSSKKGKSKKNSKKYPVLNLIIKGGIVLFLLGCLFFILVFLGVLGPVPSKTQLQQINNPLASEVYSIDGKILGRYYVENRSYATFNEISPNVINALIATEDARFYEHRGIDEIALARVLFKSVLLQNDAAGGGSTISQQIAKNLFPRGNYGPLSMPVNKLREAIIAYRLERIYSKQEILALYLNTVPFAENIFGIEVAAERFFSKSPRNLQVHEAAVLVGMLKANNYYNPRMHPERAIGRRNVVIDQMAKYNYLSATDAAKYKEKPLGMHYRLISYNQGPAPYFLEMLKPQLKEWCENNHKKDGEPYNLYTDGLKITTTIDYNLQRYAQQSVKEYMKNLQKVFDNHWKNRDLFRENPAILKSAIQNANTSQTSYSEELKKYSAKTHATLFTWDGIKNAEVSRLDSLKHYLKMLNAGFIAVDPHTSHLKAWVGGIDYRFFKYDHVTAPRQTGSTFKPFVYLAALEEDISADTYFINQHKIYTEYKDWAPRNSHNDYGGYYTMKGALAKSLNTVSVEVLLEAGIDATIDIAEDLGISSELPDYPSLALGVASVSLQEMVEAFAGLVNDGKPVEINYLLQIADKNDNVLDTFSYDLHDKPVVSPQNCRAVINMMEAVVDEGTGRGIRTIYKIPGEFAGKTGTTQNNSDGWFIGITPDLVTGCWVGADDPRVHFRTTTYGQGAYMALPIVGKFFHKTYRDIKFEHFKYSTFQDPEPDLLAMLSEPDYKEVLDIEKHDFNFASIFKKKESGDLKDRQDATPKEKEKGQIWKKIKGIFSKKDKK; this is encoded by the coding sequence GTGGCAAAAAAGAAAGCAAATACAACTACCCGGACAAAAAAACCGGTGAGCAGCAAAAAAGGCAAATCAAAAAAGAACAGTAAAAAATATCCTGTACTTAATTTAATTATTAAGGGAGGAATAGTTTTATTTTTATTAGGCTGTCTGTTTTTTATCCTGGTTTTTTTGGGCGTGTTAGGTCCGGTTCCGTCTAAAACACAACTGCAACAAATTAATAACCCACTGGCATCAGAAGTGTATTCAATAGATGGCAAAATACTTGGGCGTTATTATGTTGAGAACAGAAGCTATGCAACGTTTAACGAGATTTCGCCAAATGTAATAAATGCGCTTATTGCTACCGAGGATGCACGTTTTTACGAACATCGTGGCATTGATGAGATCGCCTTGGCAAGAGTTCTTTTTAAATCTGTTCTATTACAAAACGATGCTGCTGGCGGCGGAAGCACCATCAGCCAGCAAATTGCAAAAAACCTGTTTCCCCGGGGTAATTACGGGCCCCTGTCGATGCCCGTGAACAAACTTCGCGAAGCAATTATCGCTTATCGGCTTGAGCGCATTTACAGCAAACAGGAAATACTGGCCTTGTATTTAAATACAGTTCCTTTTGCTGAAAATATTTTTGGAATTGAAGTAGCTGCAGAACGTTTCTTTTCAAAATCGCCCAGAAATTTGCAAGTGCATGAAGCAGCCGTTTTGGTCGGAATGTTAAAAGCAAATAACTATTACAACCCGCGAATGCATCCGGAACGCGCCATTGGCCGCCGCAATGTGGTAATTGATCAAATGGCAAAATACAATTACCTTTCTGCTACCGATGCAGCCAAATACAAAGAGAAACCTTTGGGTATGCATTATCGCCTGATTTCTTATAACCAGGGACCAGCACCTTATTTTCTTGAAATGCTAAAGCCACAATTAAAAGAATGGTGCGAGAACAACCACAAAAAAGATGGTGAGCCATATAATTTGTATACCGACGGATTGAAAATAACCACAACTATTGACTACAACCTGCAACGATATGCGCAGCAATCGGTTAAGGAATACATGAAAAATTTGCAAAAGGTTTTTGATAACCATTGGAAAAACCGGGACCTGTTCAGGGAAAACCCGGCGATTCTTAAAAGTGCAATTCAAAATGCAAATACCAGTCAAACAAGTTATAGTGAAGAGCTTAAAAAGTATTCAGCAAAAACACATGCCACGCTGTTTACCTGGGACGGGATTAAAAATGCGGAGGTGTCACGACTCGATTCATTAAAGCACTACCTAAAAATGTTAAATGCCGGATTTATTGCTGTCGATCCGCACACCTCGCACTTAAAAGCCTGGGTTGGCGGAATTGATTACCGCTTTTTTAAATACGACCATGTTACTGCGCCGCGACAAACCGGATCAACATTTAAACCCTTTGTTTATCTGGCGGCTTTGGAAGAAGACATTTCTGCTGATACCTATTTTATCAATCAACATAAAATTTATACAGAATACAAAGACTGGGCGCCACGAAATTCGCACAACGATTACGGAGGTTACTACACAATGAAGGGGGCCCTGGCAAAATCGTTAAATACCGTATCAGTTGAGGTATTATTGGAAGCAGGAATCGATGCAACAATTGATATTGCTGAAGATCTGGGTATTTCTTCCGAATTACCCGACTATCCTTCTTTGGCATTAGGTGTTGCTTCTGTATCGTTACAGGAAATGGTTGAAGCATTTGCAGGCTTGGTAAACGATGGCAAACCTGTTGAAATAAATTACCTGCTGCAAATAGCAGATAAAAACGACAATGTACTCGATACTTTTTCATACGATTTGCATGACAAACCGGTTGTTTCTCCTCAAAACTGTCGGGCTGTTATAAACATGATGGAAGCTGTTGTTGATGAAGGTACAGGTAGAGGCATTCGAACAATTTATAAAATTCCGGGCGAGTTTGCGGGCAAAACCGGCACTACCCAAAATAACTCCGATGGGTGGTTTATTGGGATAACTCCCGATCTTGTTACAGGATGCTGGGTAGGGGCCGATGATCCGCGCGTACATTTCAGAACCACAACCTATGGACAGGGCGCATACATGGCGTTGCCTATTGTGGGCAAATTTTTTCATAAAACGTACCGTGATATTAAGTTTGAACATTTTAAATACAGCACTTTCCAAGATCCGGAACCTGACTTGCT